CCGGTGGACGACAGTGGTTTCACCGTGGAACCGGATGGGCAGGGCGGTTTCGTGGTGACCGGCGCCCGGCCCGAGCGCTGGATCGGCCAGACCAACTTCGACAACGACGAGGCCGTCGGATACCTGGCCGACCGGTTGGCCCGTCTCGGCGTGGAGGATGAACTGCTGCGCCTGGGCGCGCAACCCGGTTGCGCGGTGACCATCGGTGACATGACTTTCGACTGGGAGCCGCAAACCCCTGCGGGAATTGATGTTCCGTTGACCGGGCGGGGCACCGACGCGCGGTTGGAGCGCACCGACCGGATGGGTGCTTCGGAGCGCAAGGCGGCCCGGCGGCAGCGCCGCGAACGCGATGCGCAACCTGGCGAACCCGGATGAGAAGCCCGCATCGCGACGCCATCCGTACCGCGCGCAGTCTGGTCGTCAAAGTCGGCACCACGGCGCTGACCACCGAGTCGGGCATGTTCGACGCCGGTCGGCTGGCCGATCTGGCCGATGCCATCGAGGCGCGGATGAAAGCGGGCACCGACGTCGTCATCGTGTCCTCGGGGGCCATCGCCGCCGGTATCGAGCCACTCGGGTTGGCGCGTCGGCCAAAGGATTTGGCGACCAAGCAGGCGGCGGCCAGCGTTGGGCAGGTCGCGTTGGTGAACTCGTGGAGTGCGGCGTTCGCCCGGTACGGCCGAACCGTGGGGCAGGTACTGCTGACCGCGCACGACATCTCCATGCGGGTCCAGCACACCAACGCCCAGCGCACCCTGGACCGGCTGCGCGCGCTGCACGCGGTGGCGATCGTCAACGAGAACGACACGGTGGCTACCAACGAGATCCGGTTCGGCGACAACGACCGGCTCTCCGCGCTGGTCGCGCACCTGGTGGGCGCCGAGGCGCTGGTGCTGCTCTCCGACATCGACGGCCTCTACGATGCGGATCCGCGAAAAGTCAAGGGCGCCAAGTTCATTCCCGAGGTGACCGGCCCGCAGGACTTGGACGGGGTGATCGCCGGCCAGGGCAGCCACCTGGGCACCGGCGGGATGGCGTCGAAGATGTCCTCGGCGCTGCTGGCCGCCGACGCCGGGGTGCCGGTGCTGCTGGCCCCGGCGAACGATGCCGCGTCCGCACTCACCGATGCCTCGGTGGGCACCGTGTTCGCGCCGCGGGCCGAGCGGATGTCGGCGCGCCGGTTCTGGGTGCGTTATGCGGCCGAGTCGGCCGGGTCGCTAGCGCTGGACGCCGGCGCGGTGCGCGCCGTCGTCTCCCAGCGTCGCTCGCTGTTGCCCGCGGGCATCACCGCGGTGTCGGGCAAGTTCTTCGGCGGCGACGTCGTCGAATTGTGCGGGCCCGACGGAACGGTGGTGGCGCGCGGCGTGGTGGCCTACGACGCTGCCGAACTGGCCACCATGATGGGCCGGTCCACCTCGGCGCTACCCGATGAACTGCGGCGGCCCGCCGTGCACGCCGACGACCTGGTGGCCGTCTGAGCTGGCGGGTGCGGACCTACTTGGCCGGCTCCAGATACAGTGCACCCCAGATGATTTCGACCAACGTCGCGGCGAGTTCGATGTCATATTCGCGGGGCTGGGCAGGAAGGTTCTGCTGGCAGGCCCGTTCCACCATCCAGGTCAGGGCCGAAGCGGTGGTGACCGCGGGCAGCGTACTGCGGATGGAGCCGTCGGCCTGGCCTTCCTCGATGACCTGGGTTACCTGCTCGATGACGGCGCCCAACAGTTCCCGGTAGGCGTGGGCGGTGGTGGGGTCGTAGCCGGAAACCTCGTTGAGGGCGATCAGCACCGGCTGGTGGCGACGGTAGCTGGCGATAATGCCGGAGATCGCGGCGCGGACGTCGTCGGGATTGCGCCGCGAGGCCACATCCCACCAGCGGCGCCCGTT
The nucleotide sequence above comes from Mycobacterium kiyosense. Encoded proteins:
- a CDS encoding TetR family transcriptional regulator, with the translated sequence MPTVTRKSPGNREQGRRQRQEQMEARLLEATERLMRDGTSFTELSVDRLATEAGISRASFYIYFEDKGHLLRRLAGQVFHDLASNGRRWWDVASRRNPDDVRAAISGIIASYRRHQPVLIALNEVSGYDPTTAHAYRELLGAVIEQVTQVIEEGQADGSIRSTLPAVTTASALTWMVERACQQNLPAQPREYDIELAATLVEIIWGALYLEPAK
- the proB gene encoding glutamate 5-kinase; this translates as MRSPHRDAIRTARSLVVKVGTTALTTESGMFDAGRLADLADAIEARMKAGTDVVIVSSGAIAAGIEPLGLARRPKDLATKQAAASVGQVALVNSWSAAFARYGRTVGQVLLTAHDISMRVQHTNAQRTLDRLRALHAVAIVNENDTVATNEIRFGDNDRLSALVAHLVGAEALVLLSDIDGLYDADPRKVKGAKFIPEVTGPQDLDGVIAGQGSHLGTGGMASKMSSALLAADAGVPVLLAPANDAASALTDASVGTVFAPRAERMSARRFWVRYAAESAGSLALDAGAVRAVVSQRRSLLPAGITAVSGKFFGGDVVELCGPDGTVVARGVVAYDAAELATMMGRSTSALPDELRRPAVHADDLVAV